From the Nodularia sp. NIES-3585 genome, one window contains:
- a CDS encoding Uma2 family endonuclease, producing MTIAQELAPQAGIDQNVIFPPGDLYSDEPPLETELHLEQIMLLLKCLKWLWRDRNDFYAAGNLTIYYSPHQRKSQDFRGPDFFVVLGTERKTRKSWVVWEEDGKYPHVIVEILSDSTAKTDKELKKQIYQDTFRTPDYFWFDPYTLEFAGFHLLDGEYQPLQANERGLLWSHQLGLYLGVHEGLVRFFTANGKLVPTPEETAERLAAKLRELNIDPDTI from the coding sequence ATGACCATTGCTCAAGAATTAGCTCCCCAAGCAGGCATTGACCAAAATGTTATCTTTCCCCCTGGTGATTTATATAGCGATGAACCTCCCTTGGAAACCGAACTACATTTAGAGCAAATCATGCTCTTGCTAAAATGCTTAAAATGGCTATGGCGAGACAGAAATGATTTTTATGCAGCGGGAAACCTAACTATCTACTACAGTCCACACCAACGCAAATCACAAGACTTTCGGGGACCAGACTTTTTTGTGGTACTGGGAACTGAACGCAAAACCCGCAAAAGTTGGGTAGTTTGGGAAGAAGACGGCAAATATCCCCACGTCATTGTGGAAATTCTGTCTGATTCTACAGCCAAGACAGACAAAGAATTAAAGAAACAAATTTATCAAGATACTTTCCGTACTCCGGATTATTTTTGGTTTGACCCCTACACATTAGAGTTTGCGGGATTTCATTTATTAGATGGAGAATATCAACCTCTACAAGCAAATGAACGAGGACTTTTGTGGAGTCATCAGCTAGGTTTATATCTGGGAGTTCATGAAGGTTTAGTGCGCTTTTTTACAGCAAATGGGAAATTAGTACCAACACCGGAAGAAACCGCAGAACGTTTAGCAGCAAAACTGCGAGAGTTAAATATTGATCCTGATACTATTTGA
- a CDS encoding DUF6825 family protein yields the protein MSNPLVQAFFVGRAVAEVINERLEVAVTDALSDLGKFDAEAREQMRQFTEEVIERANRAAAAANSGQTTPGGGYSGSDSVDLQATIDELRAEIALLRNELQRYRSSSV from the coding sequence ATGAGTAACCCCCTTGTACAAGCCTTTTTCGTAGGCAGAGCTGTAGCAGAAGTAATTAATGAGCGCCTAGAAGTGGCTGTAACCGATGCTTTGAGCGATTTAGGCAAATTTGATGCCGAAGCCAGAGAGCAAATGCGCCAGTTCACAGAAGAAGTCATAGAACGGGCAAATCGGGCAGCAGCAGCGGCTAATTCTGGTCAAACTACCCCCGGCGGTGGATACTCTGGTTCTGATTCTGTGGACTTACAAGCAACAATCGATGAACTCAGAGCCGAAATCGCCCTCTTGCGAAATGAATTGCAACGTTATCGCAGCAGTTCTGTATAA
- a CDS encoding AarF/ABC1/UbiB kinase family protein has protein sequence METGYSEKAYRWNRQNYSSRRRFVDIWSFVLTLMFKLWRYNKSWSYAGGVTEAKQVARRKAQAIWIRNTLLDLGPTFIKVGQLFSTRADIFPGEYVEELAKLQDKVPAFSYEQVEASIEEELGKKIPELFHNFEPIPLAAASLGQVHKAVLHSGESVVVKIQRPGLKKLFEIDLQILKGITRYFQNHPKWGRGRDWLGIYEECCRILWEEIDYLNEGRNADTFRRNFRGYEWVKVPRVYWRYASPKILTLEYLPGIKISQYEALEAAGLDRKVLARQGAQAYLLQLLNNGFFHADPHPGNIAVSPNGDLIFYDFGMMGQIQSNVREGLMETLFGIAQKDGDRVVQSLIDLGAIAPTDDMGPVRRSVQYMLDNFMDQPFENQSVAAISDDLYELAYNQPFRFPATFTFVMRAFSTLEGVGKGLDPEFNFMEVAQPYAMQLITNMNGSDNNSFINELSRQAVQVSTTAFGLPRRLEDTLEKLERGDMRVRVRSIETERLLRRQSNIQLGTTYALIISGFTLSATILLVNRYVWLAILAGLIAAAISVILIRLLSRLDRYDRTY, from the coding sequence ATGGAAACAGGTTATTCAGAGAAAGCATACCGTTGGAATCGGCAAAACTACTCTAGCAGACGGCGCTTTGTAGACATTTGGTCTTTTGTCTTGACCTTAATGTTCAAACTTTGGCGTTACAACAAATCTTGGAGTTATGCTGGCGGTGTGACTGAAGCCAAGCAAGTTGCAAGACGCAAAGCCCAAGCGATCTGGATTCGTAATACCCTGTTGGACTTGGGGCCAACTTTTATTAAAGTCGGGCAGTTATTTTCTACCCGTGCTGATATATTCCCCGGCGAATATGTGGAAGAATTGGCAAAGTTACAGGATAAAGTTCCTGCTTTTAGCTATGAGCAAGTAGAAGCAAGTATTGAGGAGGAACTAGGCAAGAAAATTCCGGAATTATTCCATAATTTTGAACCTATTCCCCTGGCGGCTGCTAGTTTAGGGCAAGTACACAAGGCTGTATTACACTCCGGGGAATCAGTTGTGGTGAAAATACAACGTCCTGGATTAAAGAAGCTATTTGAAATCGATTTACAGATTCTTAAAGGCATCACCCGCTATTTTCAAAACCATCCTAAATGGGGACGAGGACGAGATTGGTTAGGGATTTACGAAGAATGTTGTCGCATTCTTTGGGAAGAAATTGATTATCTCAATGAAGGGCGCAATGCTGATACTTTTCGGCGGAACTTTCGCGGCTATGAATGGGTAAAAGTTCCCAGAGTTTATTGGCGGTATGCTTCACCTAAAATATTAACTTTAGAATATCTCCCCGGCATTAAAATTAGCCAATATGAAGCTTTGGAAGCCGCAGGTTTAGACCGTAAGGTGTTAGCACGTCAAGGCGCTCAAGCTTATTTGTTGCAGTTACTAAATAATGGCTTTTTCCATGCCGACCCTCACCCAGGTAATATTGCTGTTAGTCCCAATGGGGATTTAATTTTCTACGACTTCGGGATGATGGGGCAGATTCAGTCTAATGTGCGTGAAGGGCTGATGGAAACGCTGTTTGGTATTGCTCAAAAAGATGGCGATCGCGTTGTCCAGTCTCTGATCGATTTGGGCGCGATCGCCCCTACTGATGATATGGGGCCTGTGCGCCGTTCTGTGCAGTATATGCTAGACAATTTCATGGATCAGCCTTTTGAAAATCAGTCTGTGGCTGCAATCAGTGATGATTTGTATGAATTAGCTTATAATCAGCCATTTAGATTCCCTGCAACCTTCACTTTTGTGATGCGAGCCTTTTCTACTCTAGAGGGGGTAGGCAAAGGTTTAGATCCAGAATTTAACTTTATGGAAGTTGCCCAACCTTATGCAATGCAACTAATAACAAATATGAATGGTTCTGATAATAATAGCTTTATCAATGAATTAAGTCGCCAAGCAGTTCAAGTCAGTACCACTGCATTCGGGCTACCCCGGAGGTTGGAGGATACACTAGAAAAATTAGAACGCGGAGATATGCGTGTGCGTGTCCGTTCTATAGAAACAGAGCGTCTACTACGCAGGCAGAGCAATATCCAACTAGGCACAACCTATGCTTTAATAATCAGTGGATTTACCCTTTCCGCCACAATTTTATTAGTTAATCGTTATGTATGGCTGGCTATACTAGCTGGTTTAATTGCCGCAGCAATTTCAGTCATACTGATTCGCTTGCTGTCACGCCTCGACCGTTATGACCGGACATATTAA
- a CDS encoding Stp1/IreP family PP2C-type Ser/Thr phosphatase: MKLNFTGSSDPGLIRSSNQDAYYIDPEGRFFIVADGMGGHAGGEQASRIATEEIQGFLVSHWEASEPTPKLLENALWQANQAIIEDQKQHPERADMGTTVVAVIFRSPDSPWCAHVGDSRLYRFRDSQLQQVTEDHTWVARAIKLGDITVEEARNHPYRHILSRCLGREDLHQVDVQPLDVKLGDRLLLCSDGLTEELNNQNIADHLRNSPTLEKGTLSLIEAAKEQGGHDNITIVMVSAAENASG, from the coding sequence ATGAAACTAAACTTCACGGGTTCTAGCGATCCGGGACTTATTCGTTCTAGTAACCAGGATGCTTACTACATCGATCCTGAAGGACGATTTTTTATTGTTGCTGATGGTATGGGTGGTCATGCTGGAGGTGAACAAGCCAGTCGCATCGCCACAGAAGAAATTCAAGGGTTTTTGGTTTCCCACTGGGAGGCTTCTGAACCTACTCCCAAATTGCTAGAGAATGCCCTCTGGCAAGCAAATCAAGCAATTATAGAGGATCAGAAACAGCATCCCGAACGCGCTGATATGGGGACTACAGTCGTCGCCGTGATTTTTCGCTCTCCAGATTCGCCTTGGTGCGCTCATGTTGGTGATTCCAGGTTATATCGGTTTCGCGACTCGCAACTACAACAGGTGACTGAAGACCACACATGGGTAGCCAGAGCCATCAAACTAGGTGATATTACTGTAGAAGAAGCCCGCAATCACCCCTACCGTCATATACTATCCCGGTGTTTGGGAAGGGAAGACTTGCATCAAGTTGATGTGCAGCCGCTAGATGTGAAATTAGGCGATCGCCTGCTGTTATGCAGTGATGGTCTCACCGAGGAATTGAACAATCAAAATATTGCTGATCACCTCCGCAACTCTCCCACATTGGAAAAAGGGACTCTTTCTCTGATTGAAGCCGCCAAAGAGCAGGGTGGACACGATAACATCACAATTGTGATGGTCTCAGCCGCAGAAAACGCTTCAGGATAG
- a CDS encoding NblA/ycf18 family protein has protein sequence MSQPIELSLEQQFSIRSFASQVQHMSNDQAKDFLVKLYEQMMVREATYQELLKHQWGLDSGSTMA, from the coding sequence ATGAGCCAACCCATCGAACTATCTTTGGAACAACAATTTAGCATTCGCTCCTTTGCTAGCCAAGTACAGCACATGAGCAACGACCAAGCTAAAGACTTTTTGGTTAAGCTTTACGAACAGATGATGGTGCGCGAAGCAACCTATCAAGAGCTGCTGAAGCATCAGTGGGGCTTAGATTCAGGCTCCACTATGGCATAG
- a CDS encoding serine/threonine-protein kinase, with translation MLDPNIGRLLGKRYQLQELIGTGAMGRVYRAKDILLGGVPVAVKFLALSLQNKKMRLQHRFEQEAKTCALLGQKSIHIVRVMDYGVDDNNTPFYVMEYLQGQSLTQIIRQQNQTLSLPRFLSMARQISLGLKCAHDGIAVDGTVYPIIHRDIKPSNMLVIQDPTFGELVKVLDFGIAKLLQADSDQTKYYLGTMAYSSPEQMEGKELDNRADIYSLGVMMFEMLTGKIPLVAPTHSFGSWYKTHHTEEPRTFAKVAPTLQIPDAVKNLVMSCLAKAASDRPQSIGDILQTIESIEQDDRQQTTSPTDHAASHALVFRDQPQPKTTANLQIPLSKDEFDPIRSASWPTNKPIADIVFPKSIQSNGEMLPALWVMLPQQEIIKRLNSNIYNQFLFINTPHPMLLWITVIYNRQDGAKFLPYYLDMKTSLGQQIVCLLAQTGSYRLLLFARETPNHCSHVLVSSIDPAQPQRLQQWIAMSKTFTSSANPQFSKSLLKSEYEKIKPKILEKLETVFTNFSFHSSS, from the coding sequence ATGTTAGACCCCAACATTGGTCGCTTACTCGGCAAACGCTACCAGCTTCAAGAGTTAATTGGTACTGGAGCTATGGGTCGGGTTTATCGTGCTAAGGATATTTTGTTGGGAGGTGTACCTGTTGCTGTCAAGTTTTTGGCTTTGTCCCTCCAAAATAAAAAGATGCGGTTGCAACACCGCTTTGAACAAGAAGCGAAAACCTGTGCTTTATTAGGGCAAAAAAGCATTCACATTGTCCGAGTCATGGATTACGGTGTAGACGACAACAATACGCCGTTCTATGTGATGGAATACCTGCAAGGACAGAGCCTCACCCAAATTATCCGCCAACAAAATCAAACTCTATCTTTACCAAGATTTTTGAGTATGGCGCGTCAAATCAGTTTGGGGTTGAAGTGCGCTCATGATGGTATTGCAGTTGATGGCACAGTCTACCCAATTATTCATCGTGATATCAAGCCTAGCAATATGCTGGTAATTCAAGACCCTACTTTTGGGGAATTGGTCAAGGTTCTAGATTTTGGAATTGCTAAGTTACTACAGGCCGATAGCGACCAGACGAAATACTATTTAGGCACAATGGCTTATTCCTCTCCCGAACAAATGGAAGGTAAGGAATTAGATAATCGCGCCGATATTTATAGTTTGGGCGTGATGATGTTTGAGATGCTGACAGGCAAAATTCCCCTAGTCGCACCAACGCACTCTTTTGGCTCATGGTATAAAACACATCATACTGAAGAACCCCGGACTTTTGCTAAGGTTGCTCCCACCTTGCAAATTCCTGATGCAGTCAAAAATTTAGTCATGAGTTGTCTGGCTAAAGCCGCAAGCGATCGCCCCCAAAGCATCGGTGATATCCTCCAGACTATAGAATCTATAGAACAGGATGATCGCCAGCAGACAACTTCACCAACTGATCATGCAGCTAGTCACGCCCTGGTTTTTAGAGATCAACCGCAACCGAAAACAACAGCCAATTTACAGATACCTTTATCAAAGGATGAATTTGATCCTATTCGCTCTGCTTCCTGGCCGACCAATAAACCAATTGCCGATATTGTTTTCCCGAAATCCATCCAGTCCAATGGAGAGATGTTACCAGCCCTATGGGTGATGCTACCACAGCAAGAAATCATCAAACGCTTAAACAGTAATATTTATAATCAATTTTTGTTTATCAATACTCCCCATCCCATGTTGCTCTGGATTACTGTAATCTACAATCGCCAAGATGGGGCTAAATTTTTACCTTATTATCTGGATATGAAAACGAGTCTAGGTCAACAAATCGTCTGCTTACTAGCACAGACGGGTTCCTACCGTTTGTTGTTATTTGCACGGGAAACACCAAATCACTGTTCTCACGTTTTAGTATCCAGTATTGACCCAGCCCAACCCCAACGACTGCAACAGTGGATAGCAATGAGTAAAACCTTCACTTCATCTGCCAATCCTCAGTTTAGTAAAAGTTTACTCAAAAGCGAGTACGAAAAAATTAAGCCCAAAATCTTAGAAAAATTGGAAACAGTTTTCACCAATTTTTCTTTCCATAGTTCTAGCTAA